The following proteins are co-located in the Trichormus variabilis 0441 genome:
- a CDS encoding sulfite exporter TauE/SafE family protein → MNSILICLILGLVAGIVSGMTGIGGGIIILPALIFLLGFSQQQAQGTTLALLVPPIDLLAAWVYYKQGYVDIKVAALICLGFILGGWLGAKVGTDLPTGTLSKIFAVLMIISALKVLFTNPAEGI, encoded by the coding sequence ATGAATAGCATTTTAATTTGCTTAATTCTAGGATTAGTGGCAGGAATTGTTAGTGGTATGACAGGTATTGGTGGCGGCATAATTATCTTACCTGCGCTGATTTTTCTCTTAGGTTTTTCCCAACAGCAAGCGCAAGGTACTACATTAGCCTTATTAGTGCCACCAATTGATTTATTAGCAGCTTGGGTCTACTACAAACAGGGATATGTTGATATCAAAGTAGCCGCACTCATTTGTTTAGGATTTATTTTAGGTGGCTGGTTAGGTGCAAAAGTAGGAACAGATTTACCAACTGGAACTTTAAGTAAAATATTCGCTGTTCTGATGATCATCAGCGCGCTCAAAGTTTTATTTACGAATCCAGCCGAGGGCATATAA
- a CDS encoding Calvin cycle protein CP12, with amino-acid sequence MTDTQAKDIQDQIQEEVEQARAVCDISGSNSAECAAAWDAVEELQAEASHQRQDKKKNSLEQYCDDNPDAAECRVYDE; translated from the coding sequence ATGACTGACACTCAAGCAAAAGACATTCAAGACCAAATCCAAGAAGAAGTAGAACAAGCGCGTGCCGTTTGCGATATCTCAGGTAGCAACTCAGCTGAGTGTGCTGCGGCTTGGGATGCAGTTGAAGAACTGCAAGCGGAAGCCTCCCACCAACGCCAAGACAAAAAGAAAAATTCTCTAGAACAGTACTGCGATGATAATCCAGATGCTGCTGAGTGCCGTGTTTACGATGAATAA
- a CDS encoding Rieske 2Fe-2S domain-containing protein: MTTETRLQGNSQNENLLDNATNEQSSKEENTFQWTKQWYPLAVVEFLDPSRPHAMQLLGKDIVLWRDGSSQWRCFEDFCPHRLAPLSEGRVEADGTLLCAYHAWRFDAQGNCVSIPQSKDEKTAAKNCESQKSCAVVYPTQERQGLLWVWAEAGEQAKVESQLQTPRIVPELEDNSGKVIKSPWNFRDLPYGWDYFMENVSDPAHVPVSHHGIIGDRYKDAKFYDMIPVRPISTQDGFAFEIQPTQGKTVQGIHDFQPPCHMRIVSTSEDGGQLILALYATPTRPGWCRHIGCQVFVKNPQGKKPQGLSFFGLPLPVWLVHVLASLFLHQDMVFLHYQEKIIAQKKNGKWLNAVYTPNPQDKMVITLRQWLKNRAGGGIPWAEGYSSDIPPAEKDKQKLFDVWTTHTQHCTVCQDALKNINRLTVLAYISAAICLFLAVILDARTVAMQAALGASIFTLPPVGFWLALGGAILLAVVGYQLKRFSRLFYVYEFEHARND, from the coding sequence ATGACTACTGAAACCAGGTTGCAAGGGAACTCCCAAAACGAAAATTTATTAGACAACGCAACTAACGAACAATCCTCAAAAGAAGAAAATACCTTCCAATGGACAAAACAATGGTATCCGCTAGCTGTGGTAGAGTTCCTTGATCCTAGCCGTCCTCATGCTATGCAATTATTAGGTAAAGATATTGTTTTGTGGCGGGATGGTTCTAGTCAATGGCGCTGCTTTGAAGATTTTTGTCCCCATAGACTTGCACCACTTTCAGAAGGTCGAGTCGAAGCAGACGGTACACTTTTATGTGCTTACCATGCTTGGCGTTTTGATGCTCAAGGGAATTGTGTAAGTATACCCCAGTCTAAAGATGAAAAAACGGCGGCGAAGAACTGTGAAAGTCAAAAATCCTGTGCAGTAGTTTATCCGACGCAGGAACGCCAGGGGTTACTGTGGGTATGGGCGGAAGCAGGAGAACAAGCCAAGGTAGAAAGCCAATTGCAGACACCGCGAATTGTTCCAGAACTAGAAGATAACTCAGGTAAAGTGATAAAATCACCTTGGAATTTCCGTGATTTGCCCTATGGGTGGGACTACTTTATGGAAAATGTCTCAGACCCTGCTCATGTACCTGTTTCCCATCACGGTATCATAGGCGATCGCTACAAGGATGCCAAATTCTACGATATGATTCCTGTACGCCCCATATCTACCCAAGATGGGTTTGCCTTTGAAATTCAGCCCACACAAGGCAAAACAGTACAAGGAATTCACGATTTTCAACCACCTTGTCACATGAGAATAGTTTCTACCTCTGAGGATGGCGGACAGTTAATTTTGGCTTTGTATGCTACGCCAACTCGTCCCGGTTGGTGTCGCCACATTGGTTGTCAAGTTTTTGTCAAAAATCCCCAAGGAAAGAAACCCCAAGGATTATCTTTCTTTGGACTACCATTACCTGTTTGGTTGGTTCATGTATTAGCATCCTTATTTCTGCACCAAGATATGGTATTTCTGCATTACCAAGAAAAAATTATTGCCCAGAAAAAAAACGGTAAATGGCTGAACGCTGTATATACACCAAATCCTCAAGATAAGATGGTGATTACATTGCGTCAGTGGTTGAAAAACCGAGCTGGTGGTGGTATACCTTGGGCGGAAGGATATAGCAGCGATATACCTCCAGCCGAAAAAGACAAGCAGAAGCTATTTGATGTCTGGACAACCCACACTCAACATTGCACAGTTTGCCAAGATGCGCTAAAAAACATCAATCGTCTGACTGTACTAGCTTATATATCTGCGGCTATCTGCTTGTTTTTAGCTGTGATTTTAGATGCAAGAACGGTGGCAATGCAAGCGGCTTTAGGTGCATCTATATTCACATTACCTCCTGTAGGATTTTGGTTAGCACTGGGCGGCGCTATTTTGTTGGCGGTAGTTGGATATCAACTCAAAAGATTTAGTCGGCTATTTTATGTATACGAATTTGAACACGCTCGTAATGATTAA
- a CDS encoding alternative oxidase, with the protein MIRLLVGILVFVINTVYRDRPYPRFYVLETVARVPYFSYLSVLHLYETLGWWRKADWLKVHFAESWNELHHLLIMESLGGAGFWGDRFLAKTAALIYYWIIIAVYFVSPRSAYNFMELVEQHAYSSYDKFLTTHEAELKTQPAPEVAKIYYRDGDLYMFDEFQTAHSPSERRPNIDNLYDVFVAIRDDEMEHVKTMVACQQTNAQYSLKSPHNSEGKTVVLTSAEMNP; encoded by the coding sequence ATGATCCGCTTATTAGTTGGTATTTTAGTATTTGTCATTAATACAGTTTATCGCGATCGCCCCTATCCTCGCTTTTATGTACTAGAAACCGTGGCGCGAGTACCTTATTTTTCTTATCTGTCGGTTTTACACCTCTACGAAACCCTGGGATGGTGGCGTAAAGCAGACTGGCTAAAAGTTCACTTTGCTGAATCTTGGAATGAGCTGCATCACTTGTTGATTATGGAATCTTTGGGAGGTGCAGGTTTTTGGGGCGATCGCTTTTTAGCTAAAACAGCTGCTTTAATTTATTACTGGATTATTATTGCGGTATATTTTGTCTCTCCCCGTTCTGCCTATAACTTTATGGAACTGGTGGAACAACACGCTTACAGCAGCTATGACAAATTTCTGACAACTCACGAAGCAGAGTTAAAAACCCAGCCAGCTCCTGAGGTAGCAAAAATATACTATCGTGACGGAGACTTATATATGTTTGATGAATTTCAAACAGCGCACTCTCCTTCGGAACGTCGTCCCAACATCGATAATCTTTATGATGTGTTTGTCGCCATCCGTGATGATGAGATGGAACACGTCAAAACGATGGTGGCTTGTCAACAAACTAATGCTCAATACTCCCTCAAGAGTCCTCATAACTCAGAAGGTAAGACAGTAGTATTAACAAGTGCGGAGATGAATCCTTAA
- the guaA gene encoding glutamine-hydrolyzing GMP synthase, protein MNTAVTLLTEQAPQPIEEFGQLERQIIIILDFGSQYSELIARRIRETQVYSEVLSYRTSAEHLRQLNPKGIILSGGPSSVYSDRAPHCDPEIWNLGVPILGVCYGMQLMVNQLGGEVAKADRGEYGKASLHIDDPTDLLTNVEDGTTMWMSHGDSVTKMPPGFEVLAHTDNTPCAAVADHDKKLYGVQFHPEVVHSIGGLALIRNFVYHICECEPTWTTAAFVEEAIREVRAKVGDKRVLLALSGGVDSSTLAFLMHKAIGDQLTCVFIDQGFMRKYEPERLVKLFQEQFHIPVEYVNARDRFLDIMVGVTDPEEKRRRIGHEFIQVFEETSRNLGPFDYLAQGTLYPDVIESADTNVDPQTGERVAVKIKSHHNVGGLPKDLRFKLVEPLRKLFKDEVRKVGRSVGLPEEIVQRQPFPGPGLAIRILGEVTADRLNILRDADLIVRQEINQRGLYNEYWQAFAVLLPIRSVGVMGDQRTYAYPIVLRIVKSEDGMTADWARVPYDVLEAISNRIVNEVKGVNRVVFDITSKPPGTIEWE, encoded by the coding sequence ATGAATACAGCGGTGACTCTACTAACCGAACAAGCCCCTCAACCAATAGAAGAGTTTGGGCAGCTTGAGCGTCAAATCATTATCATATTAGACTTCGGCTCTCAGTATTCAGAACTGATTGCCCGGCGCATCCGCGAGACTCAAGTATACTCTGAAGTTTTGTCTTATCGCACCTCTGCTGAACATTTACGCCAACTAAATCCCAAGGGCATCATTCTTTCTGGTGGTCCCAGTTCAGTTTATAGCGATCGCGCTCCCCATTGTGACCCAGAAATTTGGAATTTGGGAGTTCCCATTTTGGGTGTCTGCTACGGAATGCAGCTGATGGTCAACCAACTCGGCGGCGAAGTAGCCAAAGCTGACCGGGGTGAGTATGGCAAAGCATCATTACATATTGATGATCCCACCGACCTACTGACCAACGTTGAAGATGGCACAACGATGTGGATGAGTCATGGTGATTCAGTCACAAAAATGCCCCCAGGGTTTGAAGTGCTGGCACATACAGATAATACTCCCTGTGCTGCTGTTGCTGACCACGACAAAAAGCTTTATGGCGTGCAGTTCCATCCAGAAGTAGTCCATTCCATCGGTGGTTTGGCATTAATCCGCAACTTTGTGTATCACATCTGCGAGTGTGAACCCACCTGGACAACAGCCGCTTTTGTGGAAGAAGCTATTCGGGAAGTTCGGGCTAAAGTTGGTGACAAGCGAGTACTATTGGCGCTTTCGGGAGGAGTCGATTCTTCTACACTGGCTTTCTTGATGCACAAAGCCATCGGCGACCAATTGACCTGTGTATTTATAGACCAAGGCTTTATGCGGAAGTATGAGCCAGAAAGGTTGGTGAAACTATTTCAAGAGCAGTTTCACATCCCTGTTGAATATGTTAACGCCCGCGATCGCTTCTTAGATATCATGGTTGGCGTGACAGACCCAGAAGAAAAACGTCGTCGCATTGGACATGAATTCATCCAGGTATTTGAAGAAACATCGAGAAATTTGGGACCCTTTGACTATCTAGCACAAGGGACTCTTTACCCAGATGTCATTGAATCAGCTGATACCAATGTTGACCCCCAAACCGGGGAACGGGTAGCAGTAAAAATCAAAAGCCATCACAACGTTGGTGGATTACCCAAAGACTTGAGATTTAAACTGGTTGAACCCCTGCGGAAACTATTTAAAGATGAAGTCCGTAAAGTAGGGCGGTCTGTTGGCTTACCAGAAGAGATTGTCCAACGCCAGCCATTTCCTGGCCCTGGTTTAGCTATTCGGATTTTAGGTGAAGTCACCGCCGACAGATTGAACATTCTGCGCGATGCTGATTTGATTGTGCGCCAAGAAATTAACCAACGTGGTTTATACAACGAATATTGGCAAGCATTCGCCGTCTTACTACCTATCCGTAGTGTGGGCGTAATGGGTGATCAACGCACCTATGCTTATCCTATAGTCTTACGCATTGTTAAAAGCGAAGATGGCATGACAGCAGATTGGGCGCGTGTACCTTACGATGTTTTAGAAGCAATTTCTAACCGCATTGTCAACGAGGTTAAAGGCGTTAATCGCGTAGTGTTTGATATTACCTCCAAGCCACCCGGAACCATCGAGTGGGAATAA
- a CDS encoding DUF3177 family protein: MPNNVLRQLVWIDYRLAVLFLMIVPIVLLIWAYAQQAEAIQKLLMIYWRVSSLLAITIYLMIAQYPVSFISGLIGQILIPISLWFWVDINDEIEYQPSGVLKLAFTSWRWAVTIYSILGTIAFVPFLGCAFSSNIGQNPTCSVWLEAPLLFKDYFHHNSKPGFLGFLGIVCLIIYVLYLSYFVVVKLGKQGRSATPQ, encoded by the coding sequence ATGCCAAATAACGTGTTGCGCCAGTTAGTCTGGATTGATTACCGACTAGCAGTATTATTTCTGATGATTGTGCCGATAGTTCTGTTAATTTGGGCTTATGCTCAACAAGCAGAAGCAATACAAAAGCTATTAATGATTTATTGGCGAGTTTCTAGCCTACTAGCCATCACCATTTACTTAATGATTGCCCAATATCCAGTTAGTTTTATCTCTGGGTTAATAGGACAAATCCTTATTCCGATTTCCCTGTGGTTTTGGGTCGATATCAACGATGAAATTGAGTATCAACCCAGTGGAGTGTTAAAACTCGCTTTTACTTCTTGGCGCTGGGCTGTGACCATTTATTCTATTTTGGGAACTATAGCCTTCGTACCTTTTTTGGGTTGTGCGTTTTCCAGTAATATTGGACAAAATCCCACTTGCAGCGTTTGGTTAGAAGCTCCCTTACTGTTTAAAGATTATTTTCACCACAATAGTAAACCCGGTTTCTTAGGCTTTTTAGGTATAGTTTGTCTAATTATTTATGTACTATATCTAAGCTACTTTGTCGTCGTGAAGCTGGGCAAGCAGGGACGCTCGGCTACACCACAGTAA
- a CDS encoding M20 family metallopeptidase: MLTLIKDLATKLAPRLIEIRRHIHSHPELSGQEYQTAAFVAGVLSSSGLRVQEGVGKTGVVGELQVTEKNHSFLAIRTDMDALPIQERTGLEYASRADGVMHACGHDIHTTVGLGAAMVLSQMTEELGGNVRFLFQPAEEIAQGASWMVADGAIKDVSAILGIHVFPSIPAGSIGVRYGALTAAADDLEIVIIGESGHGARPHEAIDAIWIASQVITSLQQAISRTQNPLRPVVLTIGKITGGRAPNVIADKVQLLGTVRSLHPETRAQLPNWIERIVANVCHSYGASYQVNYRQGVPGVYNDYGLTQLFQSAGEEAWTSDRVQVLPEPSLGAEDFSVYLEHVPGSMFRLGVGYPERIINHPLHHPEFEVDESAIVTGVVTMAYAAYKYLRG; encoded by the coding sequence ATGCTCACCCTTATTAAAGACTTAGCCACAAAACTAGCGCCTCGCCTCATTGAAATTCGCCGTCACATCCATTCTCATCCCGAACTTAGCGGTCAAGAATATCAAACTGCTGCCTTTGTGGCTGGTGTCTTATCTTCTAGTGGTCTGCGTGTACAAGAAGGTGTTGGTAAAACTGGTGTAGTTGGTGAATTACAAGTTACTGAGAAAAATCATAGTTTCTTGGCAATTCGCACAGATATGGATGCCTTGCCCATTCAGGAACGTACTGGTTTAGAATATGCCTCAAGGGCGGATGGTGTAATGCACGCTTGCGGTCATGATATCCACACTACGGTAGGTTTAGGGGCGGCAATGGTACTGTCCCAGATGACAGAGGAGTTGGGTGGAAATGTGCGGTTTTTATTCCAACCTGCGGAAGAAATTGCTCAAGGTGCAAGCTGGATGGTGGCAGATGGGGCAATCAAGGATGTTTCCGCTATTTTAGGTATTCATGTTTTCCCTTCGATTCCGGCTGGCTCGATTGGGGTGCGTTACGGGGCTTTAACGGCGGCGGCGGATGATTTAGAAATTGTGATTATTGGTGAATCTGGACATGGTGCGCGTCCCCATGAGGCGATTGATGCGATTTGGATCGCTTCCCAGGTGATTACTAGTTTGCAACAAGCCATTAGCCGCACCCAGAACCCCCTACGTCCGGTGGTGTTGACCATTGGGAAAATTACTGGTGGGAGAGCGCCGAATGTGATTGCTGATAAAGTACAGTTGTTGGGAACAGTGCGATCGCTCCACCCAGAAACCCGCGCCCAACTCCCCAACTGGATTGAAAGAATTGTTGCCAATGTCTGCCATTCCTACGGGGCAAGTTATCAAGTAAATTATCGCCAAGGTGTCCCCGGTGTCTACAATGACTATGGTCTAACCCAGTTGTTTCAATCAGCAGGTGAAGAAGCTTGGACAAGCGATCGCGTCCAGGTATTACCTGAACCTTCCTTGGGTGCAGAAGATTTTTCTGTATATTTAGAACACGTTCCTGGTTCTATGTTTCGCTTAGGTGTAGGCTACCCTGAGCGAATTATCAATCATCCCTTACATCACCCTGAATTTGAAGTCGATGAATCTGCGATCGTCACAGGTGTGGTAACTATGGCTTACGCTGCTTACAAATATTTGCGGGGATGA
- a CDS encoding type II toxin-antitoxin system prevent-host-death family antitoxin, whose product MINPVSATEARAKFPEIINRVEYGKERILI is encoded by the coding sequence ATGATAAATCCTGTTAGCGCTACCGAAGCCCGTGCCAAATTCCCAGAAATTATCAATCGGGTAGAGTACGGAAAAGAGCGCATCTTGATATAA
- a CDS encoding metallophosphoesterase family protein — MVLNFRFAVVSDLHIALPHTIWDHPSRFHLVEVGIPAFENAINHLTKLNLDFLLLPGDLTQHGEPENHRWLEERLSKLPFPTYVVPGNHDVPVVMANEQSIACADFPQYYRQFGYDNTDQLYYTQQLLPGVRLIGLNSNFFNEQGQQMGRLDAQQFQWLEEVLAAAVDELVLVMVHHNVVEHLPHQSRHPMASRYMLENAPELVRLLQRYGVKLVFTGHLHVQDVACAEGVYDITTGSLVSYPHPYRVLEFHRDQQGQEWLQILSHRVESVPEFPNLQQLSRDWMGDRSFPFLVKLLTLSPLNLPLAQAQELAPSLRDFWATIADGDAVLDYPQFPQQVRRYIQTYSAIAHTGTPTMIDNNSTLLLDRK; from the coding sequence ATGGTGCTAAATTTTCGCTTTGCTGTAGTCAGCGACTTACACATCGCGCTTCCTCACACAATCTGGGATCATCCGAGCCGATTTCATTTGGTAGAAGTGGGTATTCCCGCTTTTGAAAACGCTATAAACCATTTAACAAAACTTAATTTAGATTTTCTTTTGCTCCCTGGAGATTTAACCCAGCACGGTGAACCAGAAAACCATAGATGGTTAGAGGAAAGATTATCTAAACTACCTTTTCCTACTTATGTTGTGCCTGGTAACCATGATGTTCCGGTAGTCATGGCTAATGAGCAATCGATCGCTTGTGCTGATTTTCCCCAGTATTATCGTCAGTTTGGTTATGACAATACTGATCAACTTTACTACACTCAACAATTATTACCTGGAGTGAGATTAATTGGTCTAAATTCTAACTTTTTTAATGAACAAGGCCAGCAAATGGGGCGTTTAGATGCCCAGCAATTTCAATGGTTAGAAGAAGTATTAGCCGCAGCAGTAGATGAACTGGTGTTAGTGATGGTGCATCACAATGTAGTTGAACATTTGCCCCATCAATCTCGCCACCCAATGGCATCTCGCTATATGTTGGAAAATGCACCAGAATTAGTGCGCCTATTGCAACGATATGGGGTCAAATTAGTATTTACTGGTCACTTACACGTCCAAGATGTTGCTTGTGCTGAAGGTGTATATGATATTACCACTGGTTCTTTAGTCAGCTATCCTCATCCCTACAGAGTTTTAGAGTTTCATCGTGATCAGCAGGGTCAGGAATGGTTGCAAATTCTCTCTCATCGGGTGGAATCAGTGCCTGAGTTCCCCAATTTACAACAATTATCACGAGATTGGATGGGCGATCGCTCTTTTCCTTTCTTAGTAAAACTACTTACTCTATCACCATTAAATTTACCATTAGCCCAGGCACAAGAACTAGCTCCCAGCTTACGGGACTTTTGGGCAACCATCGCCGATGGGGATGCAGTATTGGACTACCCCCAATTCCCGCAACAAGTACGCCGCTATATTCAAACCTATAGTGCGATCGCCCACACTGGTACCCCCACCATGATTGATAACAATAGTACCCTCTTGCTAGACAGGAAATAA
- a CDS encoding FIST signal transduction protein, whose amino-acid sequence MADRMQWANALSTRPSLEAAVTDVVQRAVSTLTAPADLGLVFISSAFASEYSRVLPLLAEQLSVPVMIGCSGGGVIGTAASGQTQELEAEAALSLTLAHLPGVNLQVFHVLGEELPDLDSPPDTWINLIGVPPSPTPHFILLSSAFSSGINDLLQGLDFAYPGSVILGGQASVGGMGGRLALFCNGSLHREGTVGLALSGNIVLEPIVAQGCRPIGEPLQVTKAERNIILELDEKVPLVVLRDLIASLSEKERALAQHSLFVGVAMDEFKLSLQQGDFLIRSILGVDPSGGAIAIGDLVRPGQRLQFHLRDSQASAEELEFLLERYQTKPEFDNSAVGALMFSCVGRGEGLYGKPNFDSELFKRYIQDVPVGGFFCGGEIGPVGGRTFLHGYTSVFGICRELSVED is encoded by the coding sequence ATGGCAGACCGAATGCAGTGGGCAAATGCCCTATCAACTCGCCCTTCTCTAGAAGCAGCTGTTACAGATGTAGTACAACGGGCTGTCTCGACTTTAACAGCTCCTGCGGATTTGGGGTTAGTGTTCATTTCTTCTGCCTTTGCTAGTGAGTATTCTAGGGTGTTACCCTTGCTGGCTGAACAACTTTCTGTGCCAGTGATGATTGGCTGTAGTGGTGGTGGTGTGATTGGCACGGCTGCTAGTGGACAGACCCAAGAATTGGAAGCAGAAGCCGCCCTCAGCTTAACTTTGGCGCACCTACCAGGGGTGAATTTACAGGTTTTTCATGTTCTGGGGGAAGAGTTACCAGATTTAGATAGTCCTCCAGATACGTGGATTAATTTGATTGGTGTGCCTCCATCGCCAACGCCGCATTTTATTTTGCTGTCTAGTGCTTTCTCTTCAGGAATTAACGATTTATTACAAGGGCTAGATTTTGCTTACCCAGGGTCAGTAATTTTAGGTGGACAAGCTAGCGTCGGGGGAATGGGTGGTCGTCTGGCTTTGTTTTGTAATGGTAGTCTCCACCGTGAGGGTACTGTAGGCTTGGCTTTAAGTGGCAATATTGTTTTAGAACCGATCGTGGCGCAAGGATGCAGGCCGATTGGTGAACCATTACAAGTAACTAAAGCTGAACGCAATATTATTCTGGAACTGGATGAGAAAGTGCCGTTAGTGGTGCTGCGAGATTTGATTGCTAGCTTGAGTGAAAAAGAACGAGCTTTGGCACAGCATTCATTGTTTGTTGGTGTAGCAATGGATGAATTTAAGCTATCTTTGCAGCAAGGGGATTTTTTAATTCGTAGTATTTTGGGTGTAGATCCATCTGGAGGTGCGATCGCTATCGGTGATCTTGTCCGTCCCGGTCAACGCCTACAATTCCACTTGCGAGATTCCCAAGCCTCCGCCGAAGAATTAGAATTTCTGTTAGAACGGTATCAAACAAAACCTGAATTTGACAACTCTGCTGTTGGTGCGTTGATGTTTTCTTGTGTAGGACGTGGTGAAGGACTCTACGGCAAACCTAACTTTGATTCTGAGCTATTCAAACGTTACATTCAAGATGTCCCCGTAGGTGGTTTTTTCTGCGGTGGTGAAATCGGCCCAGTCGGCGGCAGAACTTTTCTACACGGTTATACATCAGTATTTGGGATTTGCCGAGAGTTGTCGGTAGAAGATTAA
- the cbiD gene encoding cobalt-precorrin-5B (C(1))-methyltransferase CbiD encodes MRSGYTLPVFACAGAIAALHWLRQRQSLQVGLVDLIEPAQMAEVPIEQVAGLSENMALAITRSDPGDNIDLTKNTPIWAVVEWGQGGGEQVTIKGGEGIGKQVNADNRAAIYSYAQRLLQANLTRLLAPEESIIVTIILPEGRSLAVRTSNSAFGVVEGLSLLGTTGISQPLSSPDQLDAFRSELQHKASLYASLVFCIGENGLDLARKIGINAEKLVKTANWLGPMLVEAEALGVKEILLFGYHGKLMKLAGGIFHTHHHLADGRREVLATHCALGGLSKQDIEIVFHAPTAEAALKHLKALDSSTGSDWVNQVYSAIAETIDSRCQEYMQSHSSRGTAATICGSILFDRDRKIIVKSKTACNLMGNLC; translated from the coding sequence ATGCGTAGCGGATATACTTTACCTGTTTTTGCTTGTGCTGGTGCGATCGCTGCTTTACACTGGTTACGCCAGCGTCAGTCTCTACAAGTTGGGTTGGTAGATTTAATTGAGCCTGCACAAATGGCTGAAGTACCTATTGAGCAGGTGGCAGGATTATCAGAAAATATGGCCTTGGCAATTACCCGCAGTGATCCTGGTGATAATATTGACTTGACTAAAAACACCCCGATTTGGGCTGTGGTGGAATGGGGCCAAGGAGGGGGTGAACAGGTAACTATCAAGGGCGGGGAAGGGATTGGTAAGCAGGTTAATGCTGATAACCGTGCGGCTATCTATAGCTATGCTCAAAGATTGTTGCAAGCCAACTTAACTCGATTATTAGCCCCAGAGGAAAGCATTATCGTCACTATCATTTTACCGGAGGGGCGATCGCTCGCTGTTCGGACTTCTAATTCCGCCTTTGGGGTTGTCGAGGGATTATCCCTACTAGGAACCACAGGTATTTCTCAACCTTTGAGTTCACCAGATCAGTTAGACGCGTTTCGTAGCGAATTGCAACACAAAGCTAGTTTGTATGCAAGTCTGGTATTCTGCATTGGCGAGAATGGTTTAGATTTGGCGCGAAAAATCGGTATTAATGCTGAGAAATTAGTAAAAACTGCTAATTGGTTAGGGCCGATGTTGGTAGAAGCTGAGGCCTTGGGTGTTAAGGAAATCTTATTGTTTGGCTATCATGGCAAGTTGATGAAACTAGCCGGGGGCATTTTTCACACCCACCACCACTTGGCTGATGGACGACGGGAAGTTTTGGCAACACACTGTGCTTTGGGGGGTTTAAGTAAACAAGATATAGAAATAGTGTTTCACGCCCCAACGGCTGAAGCTGCACTCAAGCACTTAAAAGCGTTAGATAGTTCCACAGGTAGTGATTGGGTAAATCAAGTTTATAGTGCGATCGCCGAAACTATCGATTCTCGTTGCCAAGAATATATGCAAAGCCATAGCAGCAGAGGCACAGCAGCCACAATCTGCGGCTCAATTCTCTTTGACCGCGATCGCAAAATTATCGTGAAGAGCAAAACTGCTTGTAACTTAATGGGAAATTTATGTTAA
- a CDS encoding Uma2 family endonuclease produces the protein METLTLNVPPAVGLTDEQFYQLCIANDEWRIELTAEGELIIMPPTGGESGIRNANLTTDLNLWNRQAKLGKVFDSSTEFRLPNGAFRSPDAAWVKLERWEALTSEQKRRFPPLCPDFVIELRSETDSLKKLRAKMQEYRDNGARLGFLIDPQTPLVEIYRSDAEVETINFSANQPPQLSGEDVLPGFILDLALILNP, from the coding sequence ATGGAAACTCTCACCCTCAACGTACCACCAGCCGTAGGTTTAACGGATGAGCAGTTTTATCAACTGTGCATAGCCAATGACGAATGGCGAATTGAATTGACGGCGGAAGGAGAATTAATCATTATGCCCCCAACAGGCGGCGAAAGCGGTATTAGAAACGCTAATTTAACAACAGATTTAAACTTATGGAATCGACAAGCTAAATTGGGTAAAGTATTTGATTCATCAACAGAATTTCGCTTACCAAATGGTGCTTTCCGTTCTCCTGACGCGGCTTGGGTAAAATTAGAACGTTGGGAAGCGTTGACAAGTGAACAAAAGCGCCGCTTTCCGCCATTGTGTCCCGATTTTGTGATTGAACTGCGATCGGAAACTGACTCTTTAAAAAAATTGCGCGCCAAAATGCAGGAGTATCGGGATAATGGCGCTCGTTTGGGTTTCCTCATTGACCCACAAACACCCTTAGTAGAAATTTATCGCTCTGATGCTGAGGTAGAAACAATCAATTTTTCTGCTAACCAACCGCCCCAACTTTCCGGTGAAGATGTCTTACCTGGGTTTATTTTGGATTTGGCTCTCATTCTCAATCCATAG